One segment of Alphaproteobacteria bacterium DNA contains the following:
- a CDS encoding ribonuclease HII, translating to MTLQTPSFNIERCHPFPVVGIDEAGCGPWAGPVVAGAFVFLNFDSIAPQVLSLIRDSKQLTPARRENAYLQLTTPCDVQFGVGISSVEEIDNLNIANATRLAMQRAVNQLTITPAAALVDGIRKPDLQCPITSVIKGDQLSYSIASASIIAKVTRDRIMLELGKDYPAFGWAKNAGYGTVQHHNALKLEGITPHHRRSYAPIAKFIELEKSSKVP from the coding sequence ATGACATTACAGACGCCGAGCTTTAACATTGAACGATGCCACCCCTTTCCGGTCGTGGGGATTGATGAAGCCGGTTGTGGCCCCTGGGCTGGTCCTGTCGTTGCGGGTGCTTTTGTTTTTCTTAATTTCGACTCAATCGCCCCTCAGGTTTTATCTCTAATTCGTGACTCTAAGCAACTTACACCCGCACGTCGGGAGAACGCCTATCTTCAGTTGACCACCCCTTGTGACGTCCAATTTGGAGTTGGGATTTCTTCTGTGGAGGAAATAGATAATTTGAATATTGCTAATGCGACCCGGCTGGCAATGCAAAGGGCCGTAAATCAATTGACCATTACACCTGCAGCAGCGCTGGTTGATGGTATTCGAAAGCCCGATTTACAATGTCCCATTACCTCAGTGATTAAGGGAGACCAATTGAGTTATTCTATTGCGTCTGCTTCTATTATTGCCAAAGTCACGAGAGATCGTATTATGTTAGAGTTGGGTAAGGATTATCCTGCATTTGGATGGGCTAAAAATGCAGGTTATGGAACCGTTCAGCATCACAATGCTCTCAAACTTGAAGGGATTACCCCCCACCACCGTCGATCCTATGCACCCATCGCCAAATTTATCGAGTTGGAAAAGAGCTCTAAAGTCCCATAG
- a CDS encoding GNAT family N-acetyltransferase, protein MSITITNFRNPAWEDKLNLELNTYLDIHTGHHVVQSEGFYAFYETQLVGGITYIKTAPKNIWIEGLYVDANFRRQKIGTQLVDKVINSGKECIASHLQLNTFFPEARDFFKACKFDEVATIPNWKYGLTGYFMTKNI, encoded by the coding sequence ATGAGTATTACGATAACTAATTTCCGCAACCCAGCCTGGGAAGATAAACTGAATTTGGAATTAAACACTTATCTAGACATACATACTGGCCACCATGTCGTTCAATCTGAAGGATTTTACGCCTTTTATGAAACACAGCTGGTAGGTGGTATCACTTATATAAAGACGGCTCCTAAAAATATATGGATTGAAGGACTTTATGTTGATGCCAATTTCAGAAGGCAAAAAATTGGAACACAACTTGTAGACAAAGTTATTAATTCGGGAAAGGAATGTATAGCTTCTCATTTGCAACTCAATACCTTCTTCCCGGAGGCAAGAGATTTCTTTAAAGCATGTAAATTTGATGAAGTTGCAACCATACCTAATTGGAAATACGGACTAACCGGATACTTCATGACAAAGAACATATAA
- a CDS encoding cell division protein FtsK produces the protein MTAFLKRRAGQFMGFFMVCLAVILTAILVTYHPTDPSWNLANDGVAQNVMAYPGAVVADIFLQTFGIASAFWVFAFLGWGIRSMAAIPLSLVWVRVFAVVIATLLAASIAAPWGAPKSWILPNSLGGALGDIIYYHAYQIMGTSPFPFVVLGITLSCLSIVLLFIGIGVSIRQMGKGFFTFGLYVTYVVRFIYNGVSRAFIWGVNGINNKRPSDLGSAIILKHKSKGSAYKNKSDNDSMVAPLIVRPTKKEVSLQVTPEDRAIYAPSGQEEIRKAAIVWGDSHKASLQQEDVSSSDETSFKDNAFENDHQPSVSLDYDDIPSQILSPDWDDYQLPSQDLLDPSLRKTTQAIDPKILEESAHHLKTVLEEFGVRGEVVTVRPGPVVTMYEFKPAAGIKTSRVIGLADDIARSMSALSARIAVIPGRNVIGIELPNSLRETVYLRELLQTDSYEKTTTNLALILGKDIGGQPVIADLTRMPHLLVAGTTGSGKSVAVNTMILSLLFRLSPDQCKFIMIDPKMLELSVYDGIPHLLSPVVTDPKKAIVALKWAVREMENRYRAMSKLGVRNIDGYNVRIKEARQSGELLVRRVQTGFDPDSGKPIFENQPLDLEALPYIVVVVDEMADLMMVAGKEIEAAVQRLAQMARAAGIHLIMATQRPSVDVITGTIKANFPTRISFQVTSKIDSRTILGEQGAEQLLGQGDMLFMAGGGRITRVHGPFVRDDEVERVVAHLKSQAEPSYIESITEDENEFPSFDDEQSRPGDALYNQAVDLVIREGKASTSFIQRHLQIGYNKAAGIIETMEKNGVVSSANHVGKREVLHS, from the coding sequence ATGACGGCATTTTTGAAACGCCGTGCCGGTCAATTTATGGGTTTTTTTATGGTTTGTCTGGCAGTGATTTTGACGGCCATTTTGGTGACTTATCATCCGACAGATCCCTCCTGGAATTTAGCAAATGACGGGGTTGCCCAAAATGTTATGGCTTATCCAGGGGCTGTAGTGGCAGATATCTTTTTACAAACTTTTGGAATTGCCAGTGCATTCTGGGTCTTTGCTTTTTTGGGATGGGGTATTCGCTCAATGGCCGCTATTCCCCTATCGTTGGTTTGGGTGCGTGTTTTCGCTGTTGTAATTGCCACTCTTCTAGCGGCAAGTATCGCAGCACCCTGGGGGGCCCCAAAATCCTGGATTCTTCCTAATAGTTTGGGGGGGGCCCTTGGTGATATAATTTATTATCACGCTTATCAAATTATGGGAACCTCACCCTTCCCCTTTGTTGTACTGGGAATAACACTTTCTTGCTTGTCTATTGTTTTGCTTTTTATAGGTATTGGTGTATCCATAAGGCAAATGGGTAAAGGCTTTTTTACCTTTGGGCTTTATGTCACGTATGTTGTTCGGTTTATATATAATGGGGTGTCTCGCGCTTTCATTTGGGGAGTTAACGGCATCAATAATAAGCGCCCATCGGATTTAGGAAGTGCAATTATCTTGAAGCACAAGTCCAAGGGCTCGGCTTATAAAAATAAAAGCGACAATGATAGTATGGTTGCCCCTTTGATTGTTCGCCCAACAAAAAAAGAGGTGTCATTACAAGTTACACCTGAAGATCGTGCAATATATGCCCCTTCTGGACAGGAGGAAATACGAAAAGCAGCCATTGTTTGGGGGGATTCACACAAAGCTTCTTTGCAACAAGAAGATGTGTCTTCGTCAGATGAAACTTCTTTTAAAGACAATGCTTTTGAGAATGATCATCAACCCTCTGTGTCATTGGATTACGATGATATACCGTCTCAAATTTTATCCCCTGATTGGGATGATTATCAACTTCCTTCGCAAGATTTACTCGATCCCTCTTTGCGCAAAACAACTCAGGCGATTGATCCTAAAATTCTTGAAGAATCTGCTCATCATTTAAAGACAGTTCTAGAAGAATTTGGGGTACGGGGTGAAGTGGTTACGGTTCGTCCTGGTCCTGTTGTCACCATGTATGAATTTAAACCTGCAGCAGGAATTAAGACGTCCCGGGTTATTGGCCTCGCTGATGATATTGCGCGCTCTATGAGTGCATTGTCTGCTCGTATTGCGGTTATTCCTGGTCGGAATGTTATTGGTATTGAACTGCCTAATTCCTTGCGCGAGACTGTTTATTTAAGGGAACTTCTCCAAACCGATTCTTACGAAAAAACGACAACCAATTTGGCCCTTATATTAGGAAAAGATATTGGTGGCCAGCCTGTAATTGCTGATTTAACCCGAATGCCTCATCTCCTAGTTGCTGGTACCACTGGTTCGGGAAAGTCAGTTGCTGTAAATACGATGATCCTTTCACTTTTGTTTCGTTTGTCACCCGATCAATGTAAATTTATAATGATTGATCCCAAAATGTTAGAATTGTCTGTTTATGATGGTATTCCTCATTTATTGTCTCCAGTCGTTACAGATCCTAAGAAGGCCATTGTTGCCTTAAAGTGGGCTGTTCGCGAAATGGAAAATAGGTATCGAGCTATGTCTAAGTTGGGCGTTCGAAATATTGATGGATATAACGTCCGTATCAAGGAAGCTCGTCAATCTGGTGAACTTCTTGTTCGTCGTGTCCAAACTGGATTTGACCCGGACTCAGGTAAGCCCATTTTTGAAAACCAACCTCTGGATCTTGAAGCCCTGCCCTATATTGTTGTCGTCGTGGACGAGATGGCCGATCTTATGATGGTTGCCGGGAAAGAAATTGAGGCGGCTGTACAGCGCCTTGCTCAAATGGCTCGTGCTGCCGGTATTCATCTTATTATGGCGACACAAAGACCATCAGTAGATGTTATTACGGGAACAATTAAAGCTAATTTTCCAACTCGTATAAGCTTTCAAGTTACCTCTAAGATCGATAGTCGCACCATTTTAGGTGAACAAGGTGCAGAGCAACTTTTGGGTCAAGGAGATATGCTGTTTATGGCGGGGGGTGGCCGTATTACGCGGGTGCACGGTCCCTTTGTGCGTGATGATGAAGTTGAACGTGTTGTTGCTCATTTGAAATCTCAAGCCGAACCATCTTATATTGAGAGTATAACTGAAGATGAAAATGAATTTCCTAGTTTTGATGATGAGCAAAGTCGTCCTGGTGATGCTTTATATAATCAAGCTGTTGATTTGGTTATTAGAGAAGGCAAAGCTTCAACGAGCTTTATTCAAAGACATTTACAAATAGGTTATAATAAAGCTGCGGGTATTATCGAAACTATGGAGAAAAATGGAGTTGTCAGCTCCGCCAATCATGTTGGCAAACGCGAAGTTTTGCACTCGTGA
- a CDS encoding glycerophosphodiester phosphodiesterase — protein sequence MKFSRIQIFSLMLATLLIQGYTTQGLPPEIIPHRGGKAERPENTLQSFQACILLGAKSLELDVQVSKDGLVVVYHPGDLSANTNGKGKVNEFSFADLQKLDAAYNFEKNGSFPERGKGHKIPLLEEILIKFPDTKIIIDLKSLPAPVLIEAVAKVANKQNAWDRLIFYSTDDSHLIYLKANYPQAKSFESRRNTVEELLNVTGSKQLAKTNQPIWLGFELVRQMKVSEKLALGDAEYPVNLVIWTKPGIERIRQKLPQANIVMFGINTIEDYQKAETLGANAVYSDNPAQLMSRGKKDDQKSR from the coding sequence GTGAAGTTCTCTAGAATCCAAATTTTCTCTCTTATGCTAGCCACCCTTTTGATTCAGGGATATACCACCCAGGGACTACCCCCCGAAATTATTCCCCACCGCGGGGGAAAAGCCGAGCGGCCGGAAAACACTTTACAATCCTTTCAAGCATGCATTCTGTTGGGCGCAAAATCATTAGAATTGGATGTACAAGTATCCAAAGATGGCCTTGTGGTTGTATACCATCCTGGAGATCTTTCCGCGAACACGAATGGCAAAGGGAAAGTAAATGAATTTTCATTTGCAGACCTTCAAAAGCTAGATGCTGCCTATAATTTTGAGAAAAATGGAAGTTTTCCAGAAAGAGGCAAGGGACATAAAATTCCCCTTCTCGAAGAGATCCTCATCAAATTTCCCGATACAAAGATTATTATTGACTTAAAATCTTTGCCTGCACCTGTCCTTATCGAAGCTGTTGCCAAAGTTGCCAACAAACAAAATGCTTGGGATAGACTTATATTTTACTCAACAGATGATAGTCATCTTATTTATTTAAAAGCCAATTACCCTCAAGCGAAATCTTTTGAGAGTCGACGCAATACGGTCGAAGAATTGCTTAATGTGACAGGATCAAAACAACTTGCAAAAACAAATCAACCGATTTGGTTGGGCTTTGAGCTTGTTCGACAAATGAAAGTCAGTGAAAAACTAGCTTTAGGAGATGCGGAATATCCTGTTAATTTAGTGATTTGGACTAAGCCTGGCATTGAACGTATCCGACAAAAGCTACCGCAAGCAAATATTGTAATGTTTGGAATTAATACCATTGAGGATTATCAAAAAGCAGAAACTCTCGGCGCCAATGCTGTCTATTCTGACAATCCAGCTCAACTGATGTCACGTGGAAAAAAAGATGACCAGAAGTCTCGCTAA
- a CDS encoding dCTP deaminase translates to MSILPDHWIRQQALAHKMIEPFVDNQVRALDTGEEDQAIVNSLGSKRGPVLVPKDDGVISYGVSSYGYDARVADEFKIFTNVDSAIVDPKNFCANSFVDRKTDVCIIPPNSFALARTVEYFRIPRDVLVICLGKSTYARCGIIVNVTPLEPEWEGHVTLEFSNTTPLPAKIYANEGACQFLFLKADQVCDVSYRDRLGKYMGQTGVTLPRL, encoded by the coding sequence ATGTCCATATTGCCAGATCATTGGATTCGCCAACAAGCCCTCGCCCACAAAATGATTGAACCTTTTGTCGACAATCAAGTCCGTGCACTGGATACGGGAGAGGAAGACCAAGCAATTGTGAATAGCCTGGGCTCAAAAAGAGGTCCCGTCCTTGTTCCCAAAGATGACGGTGTTATCTCGTATGGTGTCTCATCTTACGGATATGACGCTCGAGTCGCCGATGAATTTAAGATTTTCACAAATGTTGATAGTGCGATTGTTGACCCCAAAAATTTTTGTGCCAATAGTTTTGTCGATCGTAAGACAGATGTTTGCATCATCCCACCCAATAGTTTCGCCCTGGCCCGCACAGTTGAGTATTTTCGCATTCCCCGAGATGTTTTGGTTATCTGTTTGGGGAAATCTACCTATGCCAGATGTGGAATTATTGTCAACGTAACCCCATTGGAACCTGAATGGGAAGGCCACGTGACCCTAGAGTTTTCAAATACAACGCCTCTGCCCGCAAAAATTTATGCAAACGAAGGGGCCTGTCAGTTTTTATTTTTGAAGGCTGACCAGGTTTGCGATGTCTCTTATCGTGATCGCTTGGGTAAGTACATGGGGCAAACGGGCGTAACATTACCCCGACTTTAA
- the murA gene encoding UDP-N-acetylglucosamine 1-carboxyvinyltransferase — MQQIKIKGGIPLKGEISISGAKNAALPLMTAALLTDEPLILTNMPDLADITSMLALLDQHGVYLTSDLPSKTLTLTAQKIHNTTAPYDIVRKMRASILVLGPLLARCGQAEVSLPGGCAIGVRPIDIHLNGLRDLGAEIDLLDGYIHAKAPKGLLGTTITMPIISVTATENLMMAACLAKGETRLINAAREPEIIDLAHCLIAMGADVSGAGTDTITIQGTARLHGATHRVIPDRIETGTYAMAAAITKGSLHLTNTSLDLIPSASALLQKSGITLNPTEQGFTVETPTGAIQGVDVMTEPYPGFATDLQAQMMALMTTCQGASLVTETIWENRFMHVPELCRMGANITVHGSSALVRGVPSLRGAPVMATDLRASVCLVLAGLAAEGETLISRVYHLDRGYERVEDKLGRCGAIIERIAE, encoded by the coding sequence ATGCAGCAAATTAAAATTAAAGGGGGAATTCCCTTAAAAGGAGAAATCTCAATCAGTGGCGCTAAAAATGCTGCTTTGCCTTTGATGACAGCTGCTTTGTTAACGGATGAGCCTCTCATCTTAACAAACATGCCCGATCTTGCAGATATTACGTCCATGCTAGCCCTTTTGGATCAACACGGGGTTTATTTGACCAGCGATCTCCCCAGTAAGACATTAACACTCACGGCTCAAAAAATTCATAACACCACAGCCCCTTATGACATTGTTCGAAAAATGCGAGCCTCTATTTTGGTTTTAGGACCTCTTTTGGCACGCTGCGGACAAGCAGAGGTTTCTCTACCTGGCGGGTGTGCTATTGGCGTGCGTCCTATCGACATTCATTTAAATGGGTTACGGGATTTAGGGGCAGAAATTGATCTGCTTGATGGTTACATTCATGCAAAAGCTCCCAAGGGTCTTTTGGGAACAACCATTACAATGCCCATTATATCTGTTACGGCTACAGAAAATCTTATGATGGCAGCCTGCCTGGCTAAAGGAGAAACCCGACTCATTAACGCTGCAAGAGAACCAGAAATTATAGACCTAGCTCACTGCTTAATTGCTATGGGGGCTGATGTTTCCGGTGCGGGCACAGATACCATAACAATTCAAGGAACTGCACGTCTTCATGGTGCAACTCATCGCGTTATTCCTGATCGAATTGAAACTGGCACCTATGCCATGGCGGCCGCTATCACAAAAGGTTCCCTTCATTTAACGAATACCTCTCTTGACTTAATTCCCTCCGCTTCTGCCCTTCTACAAAAATCAGGGATTACTTTGAATCCAACAGAACAAGGTTTTACCGTCGAAACGCCAACAGGTGCTATTCAGGGTGTTGACGTCATGACTGAGCCCTATCCAGGATTCGCAACAGACTTACAAGCCCAAATGATGGCTTTGATGACGACTTGTCAGGGCGCATCTCTGGTTACGGAGACTATTTGGGAAAATCGTTTTATGCATGTCCCCGAACTATGTCGTATGGGTGCGAACATTACCGTTCACGGATCTTCTGCACTTGTAAGAGGAGTTCCCTCCTTAAGAGGCGCCCCTGTTATGGCAACTGATTTACGAGCATCCGTGTGTTTGGTATTGGCGGGGTTAGCTGCAGAAGGAGAAACTTTAATTAGTCGCGTTTATCATCTTGATCGTGGATACGAACGGGTGGAAGATAAACTAGGAAGATGTGGAGCGATAATCGAACGAATTGCTGAATAG
- a CDS encoding DUF2948 family protein has protein sequence MSKDFVPLRLLAKDEEDLTILATHLQDSFLPLLSMVYEPKESLFTMLANRFCWEHPSIEHEGEPMYHRVHSGLSFLNVENVHYRGFHRKKGPEILNLLTLQAEKGNAIRMICAGGHEIRIVTKKLHCHLGDIHHPWPTRKKPQHIYQHIEHMQAGGR, from the coding sequence ATGTCTAAAGATTTTGTACCGCTGCGACTGTTAGCGAAAGATGAAGAAGATCTTACGATACTAGCAACACACCTACAAGATTCTTTTCTGCCCCTTTTGTCCATGGTGTATGAGCCAAAAGAATCACTATTCACCATGCTTGCCAATCGATTTTGCTGGGAACATCCCTCCATCGAACATGAAGGTGAGCCTATGTACCATCGGGTTCATTCGGGTTTATCTTTCTTAAATGTGGAAAACGTCCATTATCGAGGATTTCACCGCAAAAAGGGGCCAGAGATATTAAATCTCCTCACTCTACAAGCGGAAAAAGGCAATGCTATTCGTATGATTTGTGCGGGCGGTCATGAAATTCGGATAGTTACGAAAAAACTTCATTGTCATTTAGGTGATATTCACCATCCCTGGCCAACCCGAAAAAAACCGCAACACATTTATCAACATATTGAGCACATGCAAGCGGGGGGAAGATAA
- the infA gene encoding translation initiation factor IF-1, whose protein sequence is MAKEDLIEFNGVVVELLPNAMFRVRLENDHIILAHTSGKMRKNRIRVLVGDKVTVEMTPYDLTKGRITFRQK, encoded by the coding sequence ATGGCAAAAGAAGATTTAATTGAGTTCAATGGAGTCGTTGTAGAACTCCTGCCAAATGCTATGTTTCGTGTTCGCTTGGAAAATGACCATATTATTTTAGCTCATACCTCTGGAAAGATGCGAAAGAATCGTATTCGTGTCCTCGTTGGCGATAAAGTTACGGTCGAAATGACCCCTTATGATCTCACCAAAGGCCGCATCACCTTCCGACAGAAATAA
- a CDS encoding 3-deoxy-D-manno-octulosonic acid transferase has translation MKVPFPLVLYQRLTPFLEKGALLYLRYRLKKGKEDPKRLAERFGKASQPRPKGVVAWFHGASVGEAVSLLPILRRIRIEFPHITPLVTTGTVTASTVIAKSLPNGCIHQYSPLDLPSWIQSFLDHWQPDIAVFVESEFWPNLILNCKNRQIPLYLINAALSEKSYQSWRRVPATIDYLLSCFELLLAQSKAVAKRLRDLGATPSKVRVCGNLKFAATPLTCDLGELKQLQTILKDRSVWVAASTHSGEEILAANVHNMVKNTLPKLLTVIIPRHPRRGQEIAQELRAKGLQVARRSGQERIKPSTDIYLVDTVGELGLFYRLSHVAFLGGTFVPIGGHNPIEAVLLDCALIWGPYTHKQTEICSVLSQVACSITTKEELAINLERLFLEGNLRAEKIARAHQLLQIQAHILDHVMNALKDSLPKVA, from the coding sequence ATGAAGGTGCCTTTTCCCCTTGTCCTCTATCAGCGCCTGACGCCCTTTCTCGAAAAAGGAGCCTTATTATATTTGCGGTACCGACTGAAGAAAGGGAAGGAAGACCCTAAACGGTTGGCAGAGCGATTTGGAAAGGCATCTCAGCCCCGTCCTAAAGGCGTTGTGGCGTGGTTTCATGGGGCAAGTGTCGGCGAGGCCGTTTCCTTATTACCCATTCTGCGGCGGATTCGAATAGAATTCCCCCACATCACTCCGCTTGTGACTACGGGAACAGTTACAGCATCAACAGTGATTGCAAAGTCCCTACCGAACGGCTGTATTCATCAATATAGCCCTTTGGATTTGCCCTCGTGGATTCAATCATTTTTGGATCATTGGCAACCTGATATTGCTGTATTTGTGGAATCTGAATTTTGGCCAAATCTCATTTTAAATTGCAAGAATCGACAAATTCCTCTTTATCTAATTAATGCAGCCTTGTCAGAAAAAAGCTATCAATCTTGGCGGCGTGTTCCCGCTACTATTGATTATCTTCTGTCCTGTTTTGAACTTCTTCTTGCTCAATCCAAAGCGGTTGCTAAACGGCTGAGAGATCTGGGAGCCACTCCCTCAAAAGTTCGTGTTTGCGGTAATTTGAAGTTTGCTGCAACTCCTTTGACATGTGATCTCGGTGAATTGAAACAATTGCAGACTATTTTGAAAGATCGGTCGGTTTGGGTGGCAGCAAGTACCCATTCCGGTGAGGAGATTCTTGCTGCAAATGTGCACAATATGGTCAAAAACACTTTGCCCAAACTCCTTACGGTTATCATTCCACGCCATCCCCGTAGAGGCCAAGAAATTGCTCAAGAATTGAGGGCTAAAGGATTGCAAGTTGCAAGACGATCCGGTCAAGAAAGGATTAAGCCTTCAACTGATATTTATTTAGTTGATACGGTAGGAGAGCTCGGCCTTTTTTATAGATTAAGTCATGTCGCATTTTTAGGGGGAACTTTTGTGCCTATTGGAGGACATAACCCCATTGAGGCCGTATTACTAGACTGTGCATTAATTTGGGGTCCCTATACCCATAAACAAACGGAAATTTGTAGCGTTTTGAGTCAAGTTGCTTGTTCAATTACAACGAAAGAAGAGTTAGCAATAAACCTAGAGCGCCTTTTTTTGGAGGGAAATCTTCGTGCTGAGAAAATTGCTCGGGCTCATCAACTTTTACAAATACAAGCCCATATCCTTGATCACGTGATGAATGCTTTAAAGGATTCTTTGCCCAAAGTCGCCTGA
- a CDS encoding FAD-dependent thymidylate synthase, which translates to MSTVLKADKIKEIQQLKEEQFVTRRATVFSLEDILFEPLPVLDHGFVRVIDYMGDDSAIVQAARVSYGKGTKMVNEDKGLVNYLMRHRHSTPFEMCEIKFHIKLPIFVARQWIRHRTANVNEYSARYSIMDKEFYMPNPEHLAAQSTINRQGRDEILQGEQATRVLDLLREDALRAYQHYETMLNEDSAGNVLDPTLPGLARELARMNLPVNFYTQWYWKIDLHNLMHFLSLRADPHAQYEIRAYADVMLEVLKKWVPITYEAFMNHRMGAASLSAKGLAVVKALLKGQHLDQVSSGMSPREWRELHEMLELSLPQVNKV; encoded by the coding sequence ATGTCTACGGTGCTAAAAGCAGATAAAATAAAAGAAATTCAACAACTTAAAGAAGAACAATTTGTCACACGTCGGGCTACAGTTTTTTCTTTAGAAGACATTCTTTTTGAGCCTCTCCCCGTTCTCGATCACGGATTCGTCCGTGTTATTGACTATATGGGAGATGATTCGGCTATTGTTCAAGCTGCTCGTGTCTCTTATGGAAAAGGCACCAAAATGGTGAATGAAGACAAAGGGCTGGTCAATTATTTGATGCGTCATCGGCATTCTACGCCTTTTGAGATGTGTGAGATAAAATTTCATATTAAATTACCAATTTTTGTGGCTCGTCAATGGATTCGCCACCGTACGGCCAATGTAAATGAATACTCAGCGCGTTATTCTATCATGGATAAAGAATTTTATATGCCAAATCCCGAGCATTTGGCAGCTCAGTCAACAATCAATCGTCAAGGCCGAGATGAAATTTTGCAAGGGGAACAAGCTACGCGCGTCCTCGATTTATTACGTGAAGATGCCTTGCGAGCATACCAGCACTACGAGACAATGTTGAATGAAGATAGCGCGGGTAATGTGTTGGACCCTACTCTTCCGGGTCTTGCAAGAGAATTAGCCCGCATGAATCTGCCTGTGAATTTTTATACTCAGTGGTATTGGAAAATTGATTTACACAACCTTATGCATTTTTTAAGCCTTCGGGCTGATCCGCATGCTCAATATGAAATTCGGGCCTATGCGGATGTGATGTTAGAGGTATTGAAGAAATGGGTTCCGATTACGTATGAAGCCTTCATGAATCACCGTATGGGAGCTGCGTCGCTCTCTGCAAAAGGATTAGCCGTAGTCAAAGCCTTACTAAAGGGGCAGCATTTGGACCAAGTTTCGAGCGGTATGAGTCCGCGAGAATGGCGAGAACTTCATGAAATGCTTGAGTTAAGTCTTCCGCAGGTCAACAAGGTATAA
- a CDS encoding YggS family pyridoxal phosphate-dependent enzyme — protein MNLNEIRNSIYQATLRTGRSADAVSLMVVSKNQLPEAIYPLLEAGQRFFGEARVQETASKWSILRKLYLDCHVHLIGPLQTNKVRQALELFDAIESVDRPRLILELAKEWSNPHRKTHKLLIQVNTGQEPQKSGVLIDDLPDLIHLCHLHNLPVTGLMCIPPLLEDPTLHFQILANLAKTYNLPELSMGMSGDYSLAIAHGATCVRIGSAIWKS, from the coding sequence TTGAACCTGAACGAAATTCGTAATTCAATATATCAAGCCACTCTCCGTACAGGGCGGTCAGCTGATGCTGTATCTCTTATGGTAGTCAGCAAAAACCAGCTCCCGGAGGCTATTTACCCCCTTCTTGAAGCGGGACAGCGTTTTTTTGGCGAAGCGCGCGTTCAAGAAACGGCATCAAAATGGTCGATTTTACGAAAATTATATCTAGACTGTCATGTGCATCTCATCGGCCCTCTACAGACCAATAAAGTTCGCCAAGCTCTTGAACTTTTTGACGCTATAGAATCTGTTGATCGCCCGCGTCTGATACTGGAACTTGCGAAGGAATGGTCAAATCCTCATCGCAAAACTCATAAGCTGCTCATTCAAGTTAATACCGGTCAAGAGCCCCAAAAAAGTGGCGTTTTGATTGATGATTTACCTGACTTAATTCACCTATGTCACCTCCACAACCTACCCGTAACTGGTTTGATGTGTATTCCCCCGCTTCTTGAAGATCCCACGCTTCATTTTCAAATACTCGCAAATTTAGCAAAGACATATAACTTGCCAGAGTTAAGTATGGGCATGAGTGGCGATTACTCTCTTGCAATCGCCCATGGCGCAACTTGCGTACGCATCGGTTCGGCTATTTGGAAATCGTGA